A window of Streptomyces armeniacus contains these coding sequences:
- a CDS encoding ATP synthase F0 subunit B: MDVQQRLDEIVATIDGARSMPMSASCVVNRAELLAMLQEVRDALPGSLAQAQELLGGREQMVAEAQREAQRIIEEAQAERGSLVSGTEIARRSQEESDRILAEARREAEAIRAEADEYVDSKLANFEVVLSKTIGSVDRGREKLLGSGRGADQYDEQYAEDAPERTADPAELRHRADAYVDARLGSVSAVLAKTLEAVGRGRQKLLGHDPAADLGAHMDAQDEAAAAGRLTQTSDADYMAGLAADLPAQRQEAPVPARQAAAAHAQQPAAPAMPPQPEMPPQPPAADPYYAQQAAQGYDPQQAQQDAYYAQQQQDAYQDAYYAQQLQAQQDAYYAQQAAVQGYDPQAQQAQAQAQQAYDQQVQQQQQQDYGQPYYPDQQPQPQQQPAAALDETSLFDTSMIDLNQVRQYEERYDQGR; encoded by the coding sequence GTGGACGTACAGCAGAGACTCGACGAGATCGTGGCGACCATCGACGGCGCCCGCTCGATGCCCATGTCGGCCTCCTGCGTGGTGAACCGGGCCGAGCTGCTCGCGATGCTCCAGGAGGTGCGCGACGCGCTGCCCGGCTCGCTCGCGCAGGCGCAGGAACTGCTCGGCGGCCGGGAGCAGATGGTCGCCGAGGCCCAGCGGGAAGCCCAGCGGATCATCGAGGAAGCGCAGGCCGAGCGCGGCTCGCTGGTCTCCGGTACGGAGATCGCGCGCCGCAGCCAGGAGGAGTCCGACCGCATCCTGGCCGAGGCACGCCGCGAGGCGGAGGCGATCCGCGCCGAGGCCGACGAGTACGTCGACAGCAAGCTCGCCAACTTCGAGGTCGTGCTGAGCAAGACCATCGGCTCCGTCGACCGGGGCCGGGAGAAGCTGCTCGGCAGCGGCCGCGGAGCCGACCAGTACGACGAGCAGTACGCCGAGGACGCCCCGGAGCGTACGGCCGACCCGGCGGAGCTGCGGCACCGCGCGGACGCGTACGTGGACGCGCGGCTCGGCTCCGTCTCCGCGGTGCTCGCCAAGACGCTGGAGGCCGTCGGGCGCGGGCGGCAGAAGCTGCTCGGGCACGACCCGGCCGCCGACCTCGGCGCGCACATGGACGCGCAGGACGAGGCCGCCGCGGCCGGCAGGCTCACCCAGACGAGTGATGCCGACTACATGGCGGGGCTCGCCGCGGACCTTCCCGCGCAGCGCCAGGAGGCGCCCGTCCCGGCCCGGCAGGCGGCTGCCGCGCACGCCCAGCAGCCCGCCGCCCCCGCCATGCCGCCGCAGCCGGAGATGCCGCCCCAGCCACCCGCGGCCGACCCGTACTACGCGCAGCAGGCCGCACAGGGCTACGACCCGCAGCAGGCCCAGCAGGACGCGTACTACGCACAGCAGCAGCAGGACGCGTACCAGGACGCCTACTACGCCCAGCAGCTCCAGGCCCAGCAGGACGCGTACTACGCGCAGCAGGCCGCCGTGCAGGGCTACGACCCGCAGGCGCAGCAGGCCCAGGCCCAGGCCCAGCAGGCGTACGACCAGCAGGTCCAGCAGCAACAGCAGCAGGACTACGGCCAGCCGTACTACCCGGACCAGCAGCCCCAGCCGCAGCAGCAGCCCGCCGCCGCGCTCGACGAGACCAGCCTCTTCGACACCAGCATGATCGACCTGAATCAGGTGCGGCAGTACGAGGAGCGGTACGACCAGGGCCGCTGA
- a CDS encoding YceD family protein, whose translation MRAARTASRQPRDTRRKQEALNAPLDHRAPLVFDTRELGRRPGAMKRLSRTVPAPKDLGVEFIGVPEGATVELDLRLESVMEGVLVTGTGRAPLRGECVRCLEPLEQECEAEFQEMFSYPDADARSRPTADTGDDAEEEDTLFLEADLFDLEPVLRDAVVLSLPLQPVCREDCPGLCPECGARLADDPDHRHDEAVDIRWAALQELAGTIPDGEKDDQGGAGPDADEKQEK comes from the coding sequence ATGCGCGCTGCCCGGACAGCGTCCCGGCAGCCACGTGACACCCGTAGAAAGCAGGAAGCCCTGAACGCCCCCCTCGACCACCGTGCCCCTCTCGTGTTCGACACACGCGAGCTGGGGAGGCGGCCTGGTGCGATGAAGCGGCTTTCGCGCACGGTGCCGGCGCCGAAGGACCTCGGCGTCGAGTTCATCGGGGTGCCGGAGGGCGCGACCGTGGAGCTTGACCTCCGCCTGGAGTCGGTCATGGAAGGTGTGCTCGTCACGGGCACCGGCCGTGCACCGCTGCGGGGGGAGTGCGTAAGGTGTCTGGAACCGCTGGAGCAGGAATGCGAAGCGGAATTCCAGGAGATGTTCTCCTACCCCGACGCCGACGCCCGGAGCCGCCCGACAGCGGACACCGGCGACGACGCCGAGGAGGAGGACACGCTCTTCCTCGAGGCCGATCTTTTCGACCTCGAGCCCGTGCTGCGGGACGCGGTGGTGCTGTCGCTTCCGCTGCAGCCGGTGTGCCGGGAGGACTGTCCGGGCCTGTGCCCCGAGTGCGGGGCGCGGCTGGCGGACGATCCGGACCACCGGCACGACGAGGCCGTCGACATCCGTTGGGCGGCACTGCAGGAACTCGCCGGGACCATCCCGGACGGCGAGAAGGACGATCAGGGCGGCGCCGGACCGGACGCCGACGAGAAGCAGGAGAAGTAG
- the rpmF gene encoding 50S ribosomal protein L32 — MAVPKRKMSRSNTRHRRSQWKAAVPNLVKCERCQEPKLQHIACPNCGTYNKRQVLEV; from the coding sequence GTGGCTGTTCCGAAGCGGAAGATGTCGCGCAGCAACACGCGCCACCGCCGGTCGCAGTGGAAGGCTGCGGTCCCCAACCTGGTGAAGTGCGAGCGCTGCCAGGAGCCGAAGCTCCAGCACATCGCGTGCCCGAACTGCGGCACCTACAACAAGCGTCAGGTCCTCGAGGTCTGA
- the rnc gene encoding ribonuclease III encodes MSDATTPGTPPRPSEVAPAASADLVDAASSHTLLEGRLGYQLESALLVRALTHRSFAYENGGLPTNERLEFLGDSVLGLVVTDTLYRIHPDLPEGQLAKLRAAVVNSRALAEVARGLDLGAFIRLGRGEEGTGGRDKASILADTLEAVIGAVYLDQGLDAASELVHRLFDPLIEKSSSLGAGLDWKTSLQELTAAEALGVPEYVVTETGPDHEKIFTAAARVGGVAYGTGTGRSKKEAEQQAAEAAYRGIRADATGTSGDTVDA; translated from the coding sequence ATGTCAGACGCCACCACGCCTGGTACGCCACCCCGCCCCAGCGAGGTTGCACCGGCGGCATCGGCGGACCTGGTGGACGCGGCCTCGTCCCACACGCTTCTGGAAGGGCGGCTCGGGTACCAGCTCGAGTCCGCCCTTCTGGTGCGTGCGCTGACACATCGCTCGTTCGCGTACGAGAACGGCGGGCTGCCCACCAACGAGCGACTCGAATTCCTCGGGGACTCCGTCCTCGGGCTGGTCGTCACGGACACGCTCTACCGCATCCACCCCGATCTCCCCGAGGGCCAGCTCGCCAAGTTGCGCGCCGCGGTCGTCAACTCCCGCGCGCTCGCCGAGGTCGCCCGCGGCCTCGACCTGGGCGCCTTCATCCGGCTGGGCCGGGGCGAAGAGGGCACGGGCGGGCGCGACAAGGCGTCGATCCTCGCGGACACGCTGGAGGCGGTGATCGGCGCGGTCTATCTCGACCAGGGCCTCGACGCCGCCTCGGAACTGGTGCACCGGCTCTTCGACCCGCTCATCGAGAAGTCGTCCAGCCTGGGCGCCGGCCTGGACTGGAAGACCAGCCTCCAGGAGCTCACGGCCGCCGAGGCGCTGGGAGTTCCCGAGTACGTGGTCACCGAGACCGGCCCCGACCACGAGAAGATCTTCACGGCTGCAGCCCGCGTCGGTGGTGTCGCGTACGGCACCGGCACCGGCCGTAGCAAGAAGGAAGCGGAACAGCAGGCGGCGGAGGCGGCGTACCGCGGTATCCGTGCCGACGCGACCGGCACGTCCGGTGACACGGTGGACGCCTGA
- the mutM gene encoding bifunctional DNA-formamidopyrimidine glycosylase/DNA-(apurinic or apyrimidinic site) lyase — MPELPEVEVVRRGLERWVSGRTVDRVEVLHPRAVRRHTAGAPDFAAGLDGHPFGPARRRGKYLWLPLADTGASVLAHLGMSGQLLVQPESAPDEKHLRIRIGFADAEGTELRFVDQRTFGGLSLHPEMPGSDEGLPDVIAHIARDPLDPAFDEAAFHAALRRRRTTVKRALLDQSLISGVGNIYADEALWRARLHYERPTATLTRARSTELLAHVRDVLSAALAVGGTSFDSLYVNVNGESGYFARSLDAYGREDEPCRRCGTPMRRRPWMNRSSYYCPRCQRPFRSRSSASTTDRPRRSERPHPSSGSRS, encoded by the coding sequence GTGCCCGAGCTGCCCGAAGTGGAAGTGGTGCGGCGCGGTCTGGAGCGCTGGGTCAGCGGCCGTACGGTCGACCGGGTCGAGGTGCTGCACCCGCGCGCCGTACGCCGCCACACCGCAGGGGCGCCGGACTTCGCCGCGGGGCTGGACGGGCATCCGTTCGGCCCCGCGCGGCGCCGCGGCAAGTACCTGTGGCTGCCGCTGGCCGACACGGGCGCGTCCGTGCTGGCGCACCTGGGGATGAGCGGGCAGCTGCTCGTCCAGCCGGAGTCGGCCCCGGACGAGAAGCACCTGCGCATCCGGATCGGCTTCGCCGACGCGGAGGGCACCGAGCTGCGCTTCGTGGACCAACGCACGTTCGGTGGGCTCTCGTTGCACCCGGAAATGCCCGGGAGTGACGAAGGGCTGCCGGACGTGATCGCCCACATCGCCCGGGACCCGCTCGACCCCGCCTTCGACGAGGCGGCCTTCCACGCCGCGCTGCGCCGCCGCCGTACGACCGTCAAGCGGGCGCTCCTCGACCAGTCGCTGATCAGCGGCGTCGGGAACATCTACGCCGACGAGGCCCTCTGGCGCGCACGGCTGCACTACGAACGCCCCACGGCCACGCTCACCCGCGCCCGCAGCACCGAACTGCTGGCCCACGTCAGGGACGTGCTCTCGGCGGCGCTGGCCGTCGGCGGCACCAGCTTCGACAGCCTCTACGTGAACGTGAACGGCGAGTCCGGCTACTTCGCGCGCTCCCTGGACGCGTACGGGCGCGAGGACGAGCCCTGCCGCCGGTGCGGCACACCGATGCGCCGCCGCCCGTGGATGAACCGCTCCAGCTACTACTGCCCGCGCTGCCAGCGTCCGTTCAGAAGCCGAAGTTCTGCGTCCACCACGGACCGCCCTCGGCGAAGTGAGCGCCCACACCCATCGTCCGGTAGTCGCAGTTGA
- a CDS encoding CAP domain-containing protein, with translation MGRHRRATPAPSEPLVHTPEGGRHRGTHRKRSAAPVRTGLLGASAAVAMGAVAVASGLIPGPGGGYTVGDSRDPGERVRADGPSDLATQGSPSEPAPSATGSGTPGDDAKRDRSPSAKPTKSPEEDKSSAKPTPSPEKSRPGGGSSGDDKSGDGGTTPEKPSTPRDDKPSGGSGEEAAAEAQVLKLVNQERAQKGCEPVRADAKLAEFAGDYSVDMAVRGFFSHNTPDGKSPWDRAKSAGILNLGGENIARGQANAQSVMDSWMDSPGHRANILNCDYRTMGVGAHFAEGGPWWTQNFGF, from the coding sequence ATGGGCCGCCATCGCCGCGCCACCCCCGCACCTTCCGAGCCCCTCGTCCACACCCCGGAGGGCGGGCGGCACCGTGGCACGCACCGCAAGCGGAGCGCGGCACCCGTACGGACCGGGCTGCTGGGCGCTTCGGCGGCGGTCGCGATGGGCGCGGTGGCCGTCGCGTCCGGGCTGATCCCGGGCCCCGGCGGCGGCTACACCGTGGGCGACTCGCGCGACCCCGGCGAGCGGGTGCGCGCCGACGGGCCCTCGGACCTCGCGACGCAGGGCAGCCCGTCCGAGCCGGCGCCCTCGGCCACCGGCTCCGGTACGCCGGGCGACGACGCGAAGCGGGACCGTTCACCTTCCGCCAAGCCCACGAAGTCGCCGGAGGAGGACAAGTCCTCGGCCAAGCCCACCCCGTCGCCGGAGAAGTCCAGACCCGGCGGCGGAAGCAGTGGCGACGACAAGAGCGGCGACGGCGGTACGACGCCGGAGAAGCCGAGTACGCCCCGCGACGACAAGCCGTCCGGTGGCTCCGGCGAGGAGGCGGCCGCCGAGGCGCAGGTGCTCAAGCTGGTCAACCAGGAGCGCGCCCAGAAGGGCTGCGAGCCGGTGCGCGCCGACGCGAAGCTGGCGGAGTTCGCCGGGGACTACAGCGTGGACATGGCCGTACGGGGCTTCTTCTCGCACAACACCCCGGACGGCAAGAGCCCCTGGGACCGCGCCAAGTCCGCGGGGATACTCAATCTGGGCGGCGAGAACATAGCCCGCGGACAGGCCAACGCCCAGTCGGTGATGGACTCCTGGATGGACAGCCCCGGCCACCGCGCGAACATTCTCAACTGCGACTACCGGACGATGGGTGTGGGCGCTCACTTCGCCGAGGGCGGTCCGTGGTGGACGCAGAACTTCGGCTTCTGA
- a CDS encoding acylphosphatase, whose amino-acid sequence MSASTSPGTPGSDQHVRMTAWVRGRVQGVGFRWFTRATALRLGGLEGFATNLGDGRVQVVAEGTRARCDELLDWLRTGDTPGRVDGVTEIWDAPRGGYDGFEIR is encoded by the coding sequence ATGTCTGCGAGTACGAGCCCCGGCACACCGGGAAGCGATCAGCACGTCCGGATGACGGCATGGGTGCGCGGGCGCGTCCAGGGCGTCGGCTTCCGCTGGTTCACGCGCGCCACCGCGCTGCGCCTCGGCGGCCTGGAGGGCTTCGCCACCAACCTCGGCGACGGCCGGGTGCAGGTCGTGGCCGAGGGCACGCGGGCGCGGTGTGACGAACTCCTCGACTGGCTGCGTACGGGCGACACGCCAGGGCGGGTCGACGGCGTCACGGAGATCTGGGACGCGCCCCGGGGTGGTTACGACGGGTTCGAGATCCGCTGA
- the smc gene encoding chromosome segregation protein SMC translates to MHLKSLTLRGFKSFASATTLRFEPGITCVVGPNGSGKSNVVDALSWVMGEQGAKSLRGGKMEDVIFAGTTGRPPLGRAEVSLTIDNADGALPIDYAEVTITRIMFRNGGSEYQLNGDTCRLLDIQELLSDSGIGREMHVIVGQGQLDSVLHADPMGRRAFIEEAAGVLKHRKRKEKALRKLDAMQANLARVQDLTDELRRQLKPLGRQAAVARRAQVIQADLRDARLRLVADDLVALREALKAEVADEAALKERKEAAEAQLKAALQREADLEQQVRTLTPRLQRAQQTWYELSQLAERVRGTVSLADARVKSANAQPEEERRGRDPEDMEREAARVREQEAELEAAIEAASRALDDTVSHRAELERRLQDEERRLKDAARAIAERRESLARLQGQANAARSRAGSAQSEIDRLTASREDAEQRSAAAQQEYEALQAEVDGLDAGDEELAGQHEAAKRELAEAETALAAASEAATTAERERAATSARHDALALGLRRKDGTDALLGARDRLTGLLGPAAELLTVTPGYEVPVAAALGAAADALAVADPGTAADALRLLRKHDAGRAALLLGGAPDDGASEDAVRADGRRAASELVDGPASLLPAVRRLLRGVVLVGTLEDAEQLVAAEPRLVAVTAEGDLLGVHFAQGGSAGAPSMLEAQAAVDEAAAELEELAVRCEDTARGREEAKERRRAAAALVEELGARRSVADREKSQVAGQLGRLGGQARAAAGEAERSAAAVARAEEALVRATEEAEELAERLAVAEEAQEDEAEPDTAERDRLAADGANARQTEMEARLQVRTHEERAKGLAGRADSLDRGARAEREARARAERRRARMRHEAEVAAAVANGTRQLLAHVEASLLRAEEERERAEEAKSERERALVAERNQGRELKDELDKLTDSVHRGEVLGAEKRLRIEQLETKALEELGVEPAGLISEYGPDQPVPPSPPAEGEELPEDPEHPRNQPVPFVRAEQEKRLKAAERAYQKLGKINPLALEEFAALEERHQFLSEQLEDLKKTRADLLQVVKEVDERVEQVFTQAYHDTAREFEGVFSRLFPGGEGRLVLTEPDDMLTTGVDVEARPPGKKVKRLSLLSGGERSLTAVALLVSIFKARPSPFYVMDEVEAALDDTNLQRLIRIMEELKDSSQLIVITHQKRTMEVGDALYGVSMQGDGVSKVISQRLN, encoded by the coding sequence GTGCACCTCAAGAGCCTGACCCTGCGGGGGTTCAAGTCCTTCGCCTCTGCCACCACGCTGCGCTTCGAGCCCGGCATCACGTGCGTGGTCGGGCCGAACGGCTCCGGCAAGTCCAACGTGGTCGACGCCCTGTCCTGGGTCATGGGCGAGCAGGGTGCCAAGTCGCTGCGCGGCGGCAAGATGGAGGACGTCATCTTCGCCGGCACGACGGGCCGCCCGCCGCTCGGCCGCGCCGAGGTCTCGCTCACCATCGACAACGCCGACGGCGCGCTGCCCATCGACTACGCCGAGGTCACCATCACCCGGATCATGTTCCGGAACGGCGGCAGCGAGTATCAGCTCAACGGCGACACCTGCCGGCTCCTCGACATCCAGGAGCTGCTCTCCGACTCCGGCATCGGCCGCGAGATGCACGTCATCGTCGGCCAGGGCCAGCTGGACTCCGTACTGCACGCCGACCCGATGGGCCGCCGCGCCTTCATCGAGGAGGCGGCCGGGGTGCTCAAGCACCGCAAGCGCAAGGAGAAGGCGCTGCGGAAGCTCGACGCGATGCAGGCGAACCTCGCACGCGTCCAGGACCTGACCGACGAACTGCGCCGCCAGCTGAAGCCGCTCGGCCGGCAGGCCGCCGTCGCCCGCCGGGCCCAGGTGATCCAGGCCGATCTGCGGGACGCGCGGCTGCGCCTGGTCGCGGACGACCTCGTGGCGCTGCGGGAGGCGCTGAAGGCGGAGGTCGCCGACGAGGCGGCGCTGAAGGAGCGCAAGGAGGCCGCCGAGGCCCAGCTGAAGGCGGCGCTCCAGCGGGAGGCCGATCTCGAGCAGCAGGTACGGACGCTGACGCCGCGGCTGCAGCGGGCGCAGCAGACGTGGTACGAGCTCTCCCAGCTCGCGGAGCGCGTACGCGGCACCGTCAGCCTCGCGGACGCGCGCGTGAAGAGCGCCAACGCGCAGCCCGAGGAGGAGCGGCGCGGGCGCGACCCCGAGGACATGGAACGCGAGGCGGCGCGCGTACGCGAGCAGGAAGCGGAACTGGAGGCCGCGATCGAGGCGGCCTCGCGGGCACTGGACGACACCGTGTCCCACCGCGCCGAACTGGAGCGCCGGCTGCAGGACGAGGAGCGCCGTCTGAAGGACGCGGCACGCGCCATCGCCGAGCGCCGCGAGAGCCTGGCGCGGCTCCAGGGGCAGGCCAACGCGGCCCGCAGCCGGGCCGGTTCGGCGCAGTCCGAGATCGACCGGCTGACGGCGAGCCGCGAGGACGCGGAGCAGCGGTCCGCCGCGGCGCAGCAGGAGTACGAGGCGCTGCAGGCCGAGGTCGACGGACTGGACGCGGGCGATGAGGAGCTGGCCGGGCAGCACGAGGCCGCCAAGCGCGAACTGGCCGAGGCGGAGACCGCCCTGGCCGCCGCGAGCGAGGCGGCCACCACGGCCGAACGCGAACGGGCCGCCACCTCCGCCCGGCACGACGCGCTGGCCCTGGGCCTGCGCCGCAAGGACGGCACCGACGCGCTGCTCGGCGCCCGCGACCGGCTCACCGGCCTGCTCGGCCCGGCGGCCGAACTGCTCACGGTGACACCGGGATACGAGGTCCCCGTCGCCGCCGCGCTGGGCGCCGCCGCCGACGCCCTCGCGGTGGCCGACCCGGGCACCGCGGCCGACGCGCTGCGCCTCCTGCGCAAGCACGACGCGGGGCGCGCGGCGCTGCTGCTGGGCGGCGCGCCCGACGACGGTGCGTCCGAGGACGCCGTACGGGCGGACGGGCGGCGCGCGGCGAGCGAACTGGTGGACGGGCCCGCGTCGCTGCTGCCCGCCGTACGCAGGCTGCTGCGCGGCGTCGTCCTCGTCGGCACGCTGGAGGACGCGGAGCAACTCGTCGCCGCCGAGCCCCGGCTCGTGGCCGTCACCGCCGAAGGCGACCTGCTCGGCGTCCACTTCGCGCAGGGCGGCTCGGCGGGCGCGCCCAGCATGCTGGAGGCGCAGGCGGCCGTCGACGAGGCCGCCGCCGAGCTGGAGGAGCTGGCCGTCCGCTGCGAGGACACCGCGCGCGGTCGTGAGGAGGCGAAGGAGCGGCGCCGTGCCGCCGCCGCGCTGGTCGAGGAGCTGGGCGCGCGGCGCAGCGTCGCGGACCGGGAGAAGTCGCAGGTGGCCGGCCAGCTGGGGCGCCTCGGCGGCCAGGCCCGCGCGGCGGCGGGCGAGGCGGAACGGTCGGCCGCGGCCGTGGCCAGGGCCGAGGAGGCGCTCGTACGGGCCACCGAGGAGGCCGAGGAGCTGGCCGAGCGGCTCGCCGTGGCGGAGGAGGCGCAGGAGGACGAGGCGGAGCCGGACACCGCCGAACGGGACCGGCTCGCGGCCGACGGTGCGAACGCGCGGCAGACGGAGATGGAGGCGCGCCTTCAGGTCCGTACGCACGAGGAGCGGGCCAAGGGCCTGGCCGGGCGGGCGGATTCGCTGGACCGCGGGGCGCGCGCCGAACGCGAGGCGCGGGCGCGCGCGGAGCGGCGGCGCGCCCGTATGCGCCACGAGGCGGAGGTCGCGGCGGCGGTGGCGAACGGCACGCGGCAGCTGCTGGCGCACGTCGAGGCGTCGCTGCTGCGGGCGGAGGAGGAACGGGAGCGGGCCGAGGAGGCCAAGTCCGAGCGCGAGCGGGCGCTGGTCGCCGAGCGCAACCAGGGCCGCGAGCTCAAGGACGAGCTGGACAAGCTCACCGACTCCGTGCACCGCGGCGAGGTGCTGGGCGCGGAGAAGCGGCTCCGGATCGAGCAGCTGGAGACGAAGGCGCTGGAGGAGCTGGGCGTCGAACCGGCCGGTCTCATCAGCGAGTACGGCCCGGACCAGCCGGTGCCGCCGTCGCCGCCCGCCGAGGGCGAGGAGCTTCCGGAGGACCCGGAGCACCCGCGCAACCAGCCGGTGCCGTTCGTACGGGCGGAGCAGGAGAAGCGGCTGAAGGCGGCCGAGCGCGCGTACCAGAAGCTGGGGAAGATCAACCCGCTGGCGCTGGAGGAGTTCGCGGCGCTGGAGGAGCGGCACCAGTTCCTCAGCGAGCAGCTGGAGGATCTGAAGAAGACCCGGGCGGACCTCCTCCAGGTGGTGAAGGAGGTCGACGAGCGGGTCGAGCAGGTCTTCACGCAGGCGTACCACGACACGGCGCGCGAGTTCGAGGGCGTCTTCTCCCGGCTGTTCCCCGGCGGCGAGGGCCGGCTGGTCCTCACCGAGCCCGACGACATGCTGACGACCGGCGTCGACGTGGAGGCGCGCCCGCCGGGCAAGAAGGTCAAGCGGCTGTCGCTGCTGTCCGGCGGGGAGCGGTCGCTGACCGCCGTGGCGCTGCTGGTGTCGATCTTCAAGGCGCGGCCGAGCCCGTTCTATGTGATGGACGAGGTCGAGGCGGCGCTGGACGACACCAACCTGCAGCGGCTGATCAGGATCATGGAGGAGCTCAAGGACAGCTCCCAGCTCATCGTCATCACGCACCAGAAGCGGACGATGGAGGTCGGGGACGCGCTGTACGGGGTCTCCATGCAGGGCGACGGCGTCTCGAAGGTCATCAGCCAGCGGCTGAACTGA
- a CDS encoding sugar porter family MFS transporter, producing the protein MTSTTPLEPEAARAARPQQLSHVVFIAAAAAMGGFLFGYDSSVINGAVEAIRHRYDVGSEALAQVIAAALIGCAAGAATAGRLADRVGRIRVMQLASVLFTISAIGSALPFSLWDLAMWRVLGGVAIGMASVIAPAYIAEVAPAAYRGRLASFQQAAIVIGIAVSQLVNWGILNLADGDQRGTIAGLEAWQWMLGVMVVPAVLYGLLSFAIPESPRYLIAAGRTTEAKRVLAEVEGTGQDPDARVAEIERAMNSEHKPTIRDLLSSRYGLLPVVWIGIGLSVFQQLVGINVIFYYSASLWQSVGIDPSGSFFYSFTTSIINIVGTVIAVLLVDRIGRKPLVLVGSVGMAVSLGLAAWAFSYKTGTGTDISLPTLQGNVALIAAHAFVLFFALSWGVVVWVLLGEMFPNRIRAAALGVAAAAQWVANWLITVSFPSLSDWNLSGAYVIYTVFAVLSIPFILKWVPETKGKALEEMG; encoded by the coding sequence TTGACCAGCACCACACCACTGGAGCCGGAGGCCGCCCGTGCCGCCCGGCCGCAGCAGCTCAGCCACGTCGTGTTCATCGCCGCCGCCGCGGCCATGGGCGGCTTCCTCTTCGGCTATGACAGCTCCGTCATCAACGGCGCCGTCGAGGCCATCCGGCACCGCTACGACGTCGGTTCGGAGGCACTGGCCCAGGTGATCGCGGCCGCCCTGATCGGCTGCGCCGCCGGCGCCGCGACCGCGGGCCGGCTCGCCGATCGCGTGGGGCGCATCCGCGTGATGCAGCTCGCCTCCGTGCTCTTCACCATCAGCGCGATCGGCTCCGCCCTGCCCTTCTCGCTCTGGGACCTCGCCATGTGGCGCGTCCTGGGCGGCGTCGCCATCGGCATGGCCTCGGTGATCGCGCCGGCGTACATCGCGGAGGTCGCCCCCGCCGCGTACCGCGGCCGTCTCGCCTCCTTCCAGCAGGCCGCCATCGTCATCGGCATCGCCGTCTCACAGCTCGTCAACTGGGGCATCCTCAACCTCGCCGACGGCGACCAGCGCGGCACCATCGCCGGCCTGGAGGCGTGGCAGTGGATGCTCGGCGTGATGGTCGTGCCCGCCGTGCTGTACGGGCTGCTGTCGTTCGCCATACCGGAGTCGCCCCGCTACCTCATCGCCGCCGGGCGCACCACCGAGGCCAAGCGGGTGCTCGCCGAGGTGGAGGGCACCGGGCAGGACCCCGACGCGCGGGTGGCCGAGATCGAGCGCGCGATGAACAGCGAGCACAAGCCGACGATCCGGGACCTGCTGAGCAGCCGCTACGGGCTGCTGCCGGTCGTCTGGATCGGCATCGGGCTCTCCGTCTTCCAGCAGCTCGTCGGCATCAACGTGATCTTCTACTACAGCGCGTCGCTGTGGCAGTCCGTCGGCATCGACCCGTCCGGCTCGTTCTTCTACAGCTTCACGACGTCGATCATCAACATCGTCGGCACCGTCATCGCGGTGCTCCTCGTGGACCGGATCGGCCGCAAGCCGCTCGTCCTCGTCGGCTCGGTGGGCATGGCGGTGTCACTCGGGCTCGCGGCGTGGGCCTTCTCGTACAAGACCGGGACCGGCACCGACATCTCGCTGCCGACGCTGCAGGGCAACGTCGCGCTCATCGCCGCCCACGCCTTCGTGCTCTTCTTCGCCCTGTCCTGGGGCGTGGTCGTCTGGGTGCTCCTGGGCGAGATGTTCCCGAACCGCATCCGCGCCGCCGCCCTCGGCGTCGCCGCCGCGGCGCAGTGGGTCGCCAACTGGCTGATCACCGTGAGCTTCCCGAGCCTGTCGGACTGGAACCTCTCGGGCGCGTACGTGATCTACACGGTCTTCGCCGTGCTCTCGATCCCCTTCATCCTCAAGTGGGTGCCGGAGACGAAGGGCAAGGCGTTGGAGGAGATGGGCTAA